Part of the Polyangiaceae bacterium genome, GAGCCGCGGACCGCGAGGCCGATACCCACCACAGCGAGCACCACGACGACCGCCCCGCCAGCGAGCAGACCGAGCAAGAGCCCCTTGGACGGCGCGCCCTTGTGGGCGGCCTCCCAGCTGCCCAGAGTCTGCGCCCCAGCCGCCGGGGGCGCCGGCACGAACGCCGGGTGGGAACCCGTGATTTCGGGTTGCGGGGCGAGCTCCGTGAGCGCCTCCACGTCCGGGCCGAGGCCGCTCTGGGTGAGGATCTTCTGGATCTTCGTGGCCGCCACCACGGTGGCGGGCCGGCCGAAGGCCGCGATGTCGCGCACCAGCTCGCCCACCGTCGCGTAGCGCTGCCGCACGTCCTTCTCGAGGCAGCGCGCCACGACGGCGTCGAGCTCCCGCGGAATCTCCGGCCGGAGCGCACTCGGCGGCGGCGGCGAGTCGCCGATGATGTTCGCCAGCACCGCTCCTGCCGTCTGCGCGTCGAACGGAGGTCGCCCGGTCAAGAGCTCATGGAGGATCACCCCCAACGACCAGATGTCCGAGCGCATGTCGACGTGCTTCGCGCTCCGGATCTGCTCGGGGGACATGTACTGGGGCGATCCCAAGAAGCCGCTGGTGTTGGTGAGCTGCGAGTCCTCGAGCCCTCGCGCCATGGCCTTGGAGATCCCGAAGTCGAGGACCTTGATCAGGGGGCTGCCGTCCGCACCGCGGGTGACGAACAGGTTCGAGGGCTTCAGATCGCGGTGCACGACCCCCGCTGCATGCGCCTGCGCCACCGCCTCGCAGGCCTGCACCAGGTAGTCGATGGCGTCCGGCACCGAGAGCGCGCCGCGTTCCTCCAGGATCCGACCCAGGTCGCGACCCTCGAGGTACTCCATCACCATGTAGGGCGCGCCGGTCGGCAGCGTCCCGACGTCGAGCACGCGTGCGACGTGCTCGCCCGTGAGCCGCGTCACCGTCTGGGCCTCGCGCATGAAGCGCGCGCAGACGTTCCCGTCGGCTGCGGCCTCGGGCAAGAGGAACTTCAGGGCCACCCGCGACCCGAGCTGAGCGTGCCGCGCGGCGACGACCACGCCCATGCCGCCCACGCCCAGCACGCGCTCGACGACGTA contains:
- a CDS encoding serine/threonine protein kinase produces the protein MPGEAQPPDSVSKSGAPVKQGDVLDGKYVVERVLGVGGMGVVVAARHAQLGSRVALKFLLPEAAADGNVCARFMREAQTVTRLTGEHVARVLDVGTLPTGAPYMVMEYLEGRDLGRILEERGALSVPDAIDYLVQACEAVAQAHAAGVVHRDLKPSNLFVTRGADGSPLIKVLDFGISKAMARGLEDSQLTNTSGFLGSPQYMSPEQIRSAKHVDMRSDIWSLGVILHELLTGRPPFDAQTAGAVLANIIGDSPPPPSALRPEIPRELDAVVARCLEKDVRQRYATVGELVRDIAAFGRPATVVAATKIQKILTQSGLGPDVEALTELAPQPEITGSHPAFVPAPPAAGAQTLGSWEAAHKGAPSKGLLLGLLAGGAVVVVLAVVGIGLAVRGSRAGDSEAKSVEPIVTTAAAATPEPEPVVVPDVAPVVTGEKAPEPLPSAAVGAEDAGPTPVKRPVRSGGGSKGSDIEKLIKDRK